The genomic region CCGCCGTAGACCGTCAGAGCACAGCCGCCCACCGGCACCTTGTACTGGGCTGAGATGCCCAGGTTCACGTCCCACTGATTCTTCATGACACCCGTGTGGTCGCCGTACCAGCTCCCCTGCACAAAGGGCCCTATGCCGAAATTCTTATACTGGTAAGCCAGACCTTTGAAACCGAGGGTCCCGTAAGGCTCGGCGCTATCGCTATAGTTTCGGGTATCGGTATCAAGCTTCTGATCAGCTGCGCCGAACCTGCCATAGACCTCCCAGTTCTTCAAGAACGTATAGGTTCCCTGCAGGTAGTACTGATTCGATTTAGACGTCATGGTGCCGAGGAGATGGTTGCTGTCCAGCTTCATATTGGGCTGGTCGAACCAGTAGCCTACTCCGAGTGAGAATTTGCCGGGAGCAGCTGTTGGCTCCGGCGGACCAAACTCACCTGCGGAAGCTGCACTGACGATTATCATTACAGCCAGTATTGCGCCAATAATGCTTTTCATTGATGACCTCCTTGTTTTCATTAACGGCTTTCTGCTCTACAATAGCCTTTTGTTCTGTTTACTCCTTGCCACTGGGACAAATAGGGCCGAGGCGTCAGGAGTCAGTCCCTCCTGCGGCTCCTCGTAGGGAGAAGCAGGTAGATCCTCAAAACCCTCGGATGGTTGAGAATAACCCTCGTGATCTTGATCGCGATCTATTTCTTTGAGACGGATCAGTTCCCTTGGCGTCAAGCCAGACAAATAGATAAATTTTGCGTTCACCGATGGAATCTTCGATCTTCTTCGTCCCGCTTCCCTGCCCTTGCGCCAGAGGGTGTATCCTTCTTGCGTTCTTGCGATGGCACACGGAATATGCAACCTTTGGAACCACTCTACCCAACTCCTCAACATCTCGGGCGATTCCACCGGCCTGCTCATTTCAAAGAAGAGGATCTCTGACCGAGGACTACCTTTCTGGCGAACTGTCGCCATTCGTTCCAGGGGCTGCCCCTTTTCGGCAATGTCAGTGTCCATACACACCTCCCTTGTGTTGATCGGCAGTACGTGGTGGCGTGCCTCCCCCTGGGTTGCCAGGGACCGGCGAATCTCGGCGTACTGCCGACGTCCGATCGCGCCTCATGGAAGCACCGTGGTCAGACGAGTGGAGGTCCCCGGTATGTGTGACGGAAGATAAGTAAGTGCTGGTGAAAGGTTTCTTGTTCTTCGTAGGAAGGATACGCCTCAGCCCCACCGGGAGGGGGGAGGGCGTGATCTCCGATCAGGGCGAACGAGTTTGCATCGTCCTGGCATGTCTGGTTTGAATCATCGGGGAAGGATATATCGGCCGCACTGCACGTCGCTACCGAAAGCAACAACACCGATAGAATAACTGCGACCAGCTTTATAACAGTCGACCCGTCCATGAGGCACTTCCCGCTCTTCGCGCTCAAGCAATGCCCGTGCCGAAGCAGTACATGCGCCGTAACGCTTGCAAATTCAAAGTAACCAGTGAGAACCCCTTGAGCACGACAAACAAAACTGTCGAAAAAGGCGACCATCGACATACAAATTTGTCGGAGAATGCACGTCAGATCATGGCATAACCGCGAGTGCATGTGCGAAAGCTCCGGATGACTATCGTGCACCTCCTTTTTCACTCTTGCCTTCTTAACAGTTCTCCTACCTTTCTGCTCATCTCAGGAAGCTTCCACATGATCGTCTCCCAGAGCTGCCTTACATCGATATCCACGTGTTTGCGGGACTGCCAGTCCCATTTGCCTGCAACCGCAGACCAGTCGATCGCGGTGAGTTCTTGTTGTATCTCGCCGGGCAGCCAGGTCCACCCCTCCTTCATGATCGCAAGCCTCACCAGTACCGATTCGATCTTCTCGGTGTCTTCAGCAAATTTCTCATATGGCACAGCAGCGATTTCCTTAGCGAGCTTGTCGGCCAACTGTCCAATGCCACAAAGGTACATTCCGGTCGTGTCCATCCTGTCGCTCCGCTTGAATGGCATAATCTTGCCCAAGAGTCCGGATGGCAACCATCAGGTCAGTTGATGAAAAAATGCACTCTGCCCCTAACCGGAAGCCTTGCCATCAGAAGTTAAAGTCGGGCGGAAACCTGGAAAGGTTACATGGGAAGGGCCTCGATACCTCCTGAGGCCCGCGATTACCGATAAGAATGTTGAGAGGAAGAGGAGATGCGGCAGTTGCCCCTGCGGCATCTCCTGCAGACGTTACTATGCTGTCTTCCTGGGGTATCCCACCGACTGCGCCAGGGTAATCTTCTGATCGGGCCGCAGCTTCATGGCCTTTGAGAGCGCCGGTATATCGATCATTACCCGAACCACGGTCGCCAGTCCTTCGGAGGCGCAATAGAGGCAGACATTCTCCGCAATGACCCCGGTGTGGATACCGGAGAGAACAGGGAAAAGGGCTTTTTCGTCTGCCGGCATTTTATCGGCCATCCTCGCGTAATCAGACACATAGATGAGATTCACGGGGGCCTCTTTGACATAGGGCTGAGTTCCAGCGAGCCCGCGCAGGTCTTCTGCCAGTACCAGCTTAAGTTGATTTGCCTTCGCGTCATAGAGGTAGAGGCCCTCACGAAGAATGACGTAGATATCGATATCCTGGCAGTTGTGTGCGGAAGGGGCGGTGCGCCTTCCGTCAGGGCGATTAATCCCGAAGCCGGCCCACAGGAGATTTGAAAGAACCCCTACGGGCACTGGTTCGGGGCCGAATTGTCGTGAAGAACTCCTCTTCCACAATAACTGCATCAGAGAGTTACCACTGCCCGCTTGAGGTTTCAAAAGCTCCAGCGACTTTGCTTCCTGGGCTGAAGCCAGAGCCGGGGTCATACACAAGATCGCACCCGTTGCTGCTGATGCTTTCAAAAACTCCCGTCGACTCAGTTTCTTTTCCATAACCCTGACCTCCTTGTGATGTACTTGCTATAGCCCCTCGCCGTTGCGGGCCGAGAAACCCGAGTTGGACCGGCTATGCCTTTTCTCATTTGCTCCAATGGTTGCGCTAATCTGACGGCTACTTAATTGCCCCGACCTCTCTCAGGTATTTCTCGGCTCCCGGATGAAAGGGCACAAAGATGCCCTTTGTCGCATTCTCAAGAC from Syntrophorhabdales bacterium harbors:
- a CDS encoding SagB/ThcOx family dehydrogenase, with protein sequence MEKKLSRREFLKASAATGAILCMTPALASAQEAKSLELLKPQAGSGNSLMQLLWKRSSSRQFGPEPVPVGVLSNLLWAGFGINRPDGRRTAPSAHNCQDIDIYVILREGLYLYDAKANQLKLVLAEDLRGLAGTQPYVKEAPVNLIYVSDYARMADKMPADEKALFPVLSGIHTGVIAENVCLYCASEGLATVVRVMIDIPALSKAMKLRPDQKITLAQSVGYPRKTA